GGATGTAGAAGTTCGACGCTCCGACGAGCCGCATGATGCCGGTCTCCCTGCGGCGACTGTAGGCCGACAGTCGGATCGTGTTGCCGATCAGCAGCGCCGCCGCGGCGAGCTGGACCATGGCGACCGTCAGCGCCGCCCACTTCAGACCGTCCAGCAGGCCGAAGAACTGGTCGAGGACGCTCTGGTCGTTGGACACGGTGTCGACGCCGCCGCGCCCCTCGACCGCGCTCTGCACGGCGTCGTACTGGCTGGGGTCCGTGAGCTGCACGCGGAAGTTGTCCGGGATGTCGCCCTCTTCGGTGGCCTCGACGAGCGCCTCCTGGTTGGCGAAGCGGTCCTGGAAGTCCTGCCACGCCTCGGCCTGGGTGACGTACTCGACGCTGGAGACCTCGGACATCTGCTCGAGGTCGGCCTGGAGGGCGGTGCGGTCCTCCTCGGTCGCCGGCCCGTTCTCCTGGCAGGTGGTGCTGACCGAGACGTCGGTGCACAGGTAGATCGTGAGCGAAATCCGCTGGTCCCAGTACCCGCGCATCTCCGAGACCTGCTGGTTGATGAGCAGGCCTCCGCCGAAGAGGGCGAGCGAGATGGCCACCGTGGTGATCACCGCGATGGTCATCGTGAGGTTTCGGCGCA
This sequence is a window from Spinactinospora alkalitolerans. Protein-coding genes within it:
- the ftsX gene encoding permease-like cell division protein FtsX; the protein is MRAQFVLSEIWIGLRRNLTMTIAVITTVAISLALFGGGLLINQQVSEMRGYWDQRISLTIYLCTDVSVSTTCQENGPATEEDRTALQADLEQMSEVSSVEYVTQAEAWQDFQDRFANQEALVEATEEGDIPDNFRVQLTDPSQYDAVQSAVEGRGGVDTVSNDQSVLDQFFGLLDGLKWAALTVAMVQLAAAALLIGNTIRLSAYSRRRETGIMRLVGASNFYIQLPFLLEGAIAGLIGGIFASGFIVATKFFLLDRIQEWFQFDVTLGMGSVLYVIGMSMILGVLLCTIASFLTLRRYLRV